From the Microbacterium thalassium genome, one window contains:
- a CDS encoding DUF1648 domain-containing protein has protein sequence MTDTLPLRRFVLVGVIAPAVLTAVALAIQLSLLPALPDPVAIHWDAAGRPDGFGPAWSTLLIGVAVGLGLPLLLAAAALPGLRRGDRGATYRLLGAAAAGLSTMSAVLMTWSLALQAGLDDAADAPSILPALLLSYALAAAAGAAAWFVQPRASWAPPPAAPAAPLALGDGERAVWMRSASMSRTGGALIAGACLVMLAATGGAALFGAPAGAVWLLVGLSLLLLILAATTVAFHVRVDTDGLHVDSVLGLPRMGVPLRDVSSAAVVTVNPMGEFGGWGLRSTPGRFGVILRGGEALEVTRRSGRRFAVTVDDAATAAALLQALVRRAESARDEAAGA, from the coding sequence ATGACCGACACCCTGCCGCTGCGCCGATTCGTGCTCGTGGGGGTGATCGCGCCCGCCGTCCTGACGGCGGTCGCGCTGGCGATCCAGCTGTCGCTGCTTCCCGCGCTTCCCGACCCCGTCGCCATCCACTGGGACGCGGCCGGCCGGCCCGACGGATTCGGACCGGCGTGGTCCACGCTGCTCATCGGCGTCGCCGTCGGTCTCGGCCTGCCGCTCCTGCTCGCCGCGGCGGCGCTGCCGGGACTGCGGCGCGGCGACCGCGGCGCGACCTACCGGCTGCTGGGTGCGGCGGCGGCTGGCCTGTCGACGATGTCGGCCGTGCTCATGACGTGGTCGCTGGCGCTGCAGGCGGGTCTCGACGACGCCGCCGACGCGCCGAGCATCCTCCCCGCGCTCCTGCTCTCGTACGCGCTCGCCGCCGCAGCGGGCGCGGCGGCCTGGTTCGTCCAGCCGCGCGCGTCGTGGGCGCCCCCGCCGGCCGCTCCCGCAGCGCCGCTCGCGCTCGGCGACGGAGAGCGCGCGGTGTGGATGCGCTCGGCGTCGATGTCCCGCACGGGCGGCGCGCTCATCGCCGGCGCGTGCCTGGTGATGCTGGCCGCGACCGGCGGCGCCGCGCTGTTCGGCGCACCGGCCGGCGCGGTATGGCTGCTCGTGGGGCTGTCGCTGCTGCTGCTGATCCTCGCGGCCACCACCGTCGCGTTCCACGTCCGCGTCGACACGGACGGGCTGCACGTGGACTCGGTGCTCGGGCTGCCGCGCATGGGCGTGCCGCTGCGCGACGTCTCCTCGGCGGCGGTCGTGACGGTCAACCCCATGGGGGAGTTCGGCGGCTGGGGGCTGCGTTCGACGCCGGGACGATTCGGGGTGATCCTGCGCGGCGGCGAGGCCCTCGAGGTGACGCGCCGGAGCGGACGGCGCTTCGCCGTCACGGTCGACGACGCCGCGACGGCGGCCGCGCTGCTGCAGGCGCTCGTGCGTCGCGCCGAGTCGGCCCGCGACGAGGCGGCCGGGGCCTGA